The DNA window ATGGAACAGACTCTAATCATATTCAAGCCATCTTCTATCGAGCGCTCCCTTGTCGGCCGGATTCTCTCCCGCTTCGAGCAGAAAGGTCTTGTCATCACCGGCATGAAGATGATGAAACTCTCCGAAGAGCTTCTGCGCCAACACTACGCTCATCTTGTTGACCGTCCATTTTTCCCTCTGATTCTTGCCTCTATGACTGCATCGCCGGTCATAGTAATGGTGTTGAAGGGTGTCGATGCAATTTCGGTTGTGCGCGGCATGACAGGTGCGACAAACGGCCGTCAGGCAGTTCCCGGCACTATAAGAGGTGATTTTGCGATGTCAAATCAAGAAAACCTTATCCACGCCTCCTCCTCTGCCGAGGATGCTGAAGTTGAAATCAGACGTTTCTTTTCGCCTGATGAGATTTTTGACCGAACTCCGCTCCAGACTCCGTTCGTTTACTGTTCGCTGGAACTCCAACCTTGAAAATACGTCTGCAAGTATCTTAACCTTAAGCCATCATATCGCTCCTCCCACTGGAAAAAACATCAAAGTAGACCAATGAAATTTTTAAAACTCAAAACTCTTCTCGCAACTTTACTCATATCGACAGCAGCATTCACTGCAAATGCTCAGCTAAAGTTACCTGC is part of the Duncaniella dubosii genome and encodes:
- the ndk gene encoding nucleoside-diphosphate kinase, with protein sequence MEQTLIIFKPSSIERSLVGRILSRFEQKGLVITGMKMMKLSEELLRQHYAHLVDRPFFPLILASMTASPVIVMVLKGVDAISVVRGMTGATNGRQAVPGTIRGDFAMSNQENLIHASSSAEDAEVEIRRFFSPDEIFDRTPLQTPFVYCSLELQP